A stretch of Rhinoderma darwinii isolate aRhiDar2 chromosome 4, aRhiDar2.hap1, whole genome shotgun sequence DNA encodes these proteins:
- the AGTR1 gene encoding type-1 angiotensin II receptor, which translates to MQNMSTYQIEVSCSKAGRHSYIFIAVPIIYSTIFIIGVFGNSLVVIVIYCYMKMKTVASIFLMNLAIADLCFVMTLPLWAAYTAMHYNWPFGNFLCKLSAAAVTFNLYTSVFLLTCLSIDRYIAIVHPMISRIRRTIMVGKIICISIWIIACLASLPTFIYRTIVPLKENITVCAFYYPANSSQTLLIGMNITKNVLGFFVPFLIILTSYTLIGKTLKATFHGQRGKTRNDDIFKMIVAIVLVFFFCWLPHQIFTFLDILIQLEIIENCHFVDIVDTGMPITICIAYFNSCLNPFLYGFFGKNFRKHFLQLVKNIPPKLRTHTSLNTKMSTFSYRPSDQHSASVKNTLHLSEHEEQHTGNT; encoded by the coding sequence ATGCAGAATATGTCGACATATCAGATTGAAGTTTCGTGTTCCAAAGCGGGAAGACACAGTTATATATTTATTGCTGTTCCAATCATCTACAGCACAATATTTATCATAGGAGTCTTTGGGAATAGTCTTGTCGTCATTGTGATTTACTGTTATATGAAGATGAAGACGGTGGCCAGCATATTTTTAATGAATTTAGCTATTGCCGATTTGTGTTTTGTGATGACATTACCATTATGGGCAGCATACACAGCCATGCACTATAACTGGCCTTTTGGCAACTTCTTGTGCAAACTGTCTGCAGCAGCAGTCACCTTTAATCTATATACCTCCGTATTTTTACTTACATGTCTCAGCATTGACCGCTATATAGCCATTGTCCATCCTATGATATCTCGCATTCGACGAACAATAATGGTTGGCAAGATCATTTGTATTTCTATATGGATCATCGCATGTCTGGCAAGCCTACCCACTTTTATCTATCGTACAATAGTACCCCTTAAAGAGAACATAACAGTGTGTGCTTTTTACTATCCAGCCAACTCTTCACAAACACTTTTGATCGGGATGAACATAACAAAGAATGTTCTTGGATTCTTTGTTCCCTTTTTGATCATCTTAACAAGTTACACATTAATTGGCAAGACATTGAAAGCCACCTTCCATGGTCAGAGGGGCAAGACTAGGAATGATGATATATTTAAGATGATTGTGGCCATTGTTCTGGTATTCTTCTTctgctggcttccacatcaaataTTTACCTTCTTGGATATTTTGATTCAGTTGGAGATAATAGAAAACTGTCATTTTGTAGACATAGTTGACACGGGGATGCCTATCACTATTTGTATTGCCTACTTCAACAGCTGTTTAAACCCTTTTTTGTATGGGTTTTTTGGAAAGAATTTCAGGAAACACTTCCTGCAACTTGTGAAAAACATACCACCAAAACTTAGGACACATACAAGTCTGAACACAAAGATGAGTACTTTTTCATATCGACCATCGGATCAACACAGTGCCTCAGTCAAAAACACATTGCATTTGAGTGAACATGAAGAACAACATACTGGAAATACTTAG